The Chitinophagaceae bacterium nucleotide sequence AAGCATATTGAAAAAGCAATTGAATACAATAAGAAAAAACCAAACCGTGTACGTGGTGCATCCACCTTATCGCAGCAAACAGCCAAGAATGTTTTTCTGTGGCAGGGCAGAAGCTGGTTGCGAAAAGGATTGGAAATTTATTTTACTAAAATGATTGAGTGGGTATGGGGGAAAAAAAGAATTCTTGAAGTTTATCTGAATGTAGCTGAAATGGGCAAAGGAGTTTACGGTATTGAAGCAGCCGGTCAGAAATATTTTCATAAACCTGCTTCTAAACTTAGCAGAACAGAAGCCGCACAGATTGCTGCCTGCCTGCCCAATCCAAAAAAATATTCAGTAAAGCCCTTGTCAAGATATGTTGCTGTCCGTTCCGGATGGATTACCCGGCAAATGAATAACCTTGACAGTGACCCCGATATTGCTCTGTTGATTTTTGATCAGAAAAAATAAGCGGTATTATTTCAGTACCGCATCTACTGCTACAACTGCTGTTTCAAAACGGTGTTCATAATTTCCGCCGATTTCAATCCAGGGTTTTCTTTGTTTGGAAAGTATTTCCTTATAGATTTTATATAAGTCCTTCCGAACCTGTAATTCAGGGTACTCCCGCACACCATCATCGATCCATGGAATATCGGGTTTGCAAAGAAGGTAGAGATCGCTTTGCTGAGTGGCTGCATGTTCAAGAATCCACGGATGGCATTTACCAAATACAACTTCGCTCCACACTTTCATCACATGCATGTCTGTATCAAAGAAAATAGAAGTGTATTTTTTCTGAGCGGCATCTGCTGTATATTTTTCTGCCAACTCTTCCTGCTTCTGTGCTATAACAAGGAGATCATCATAATTATACTTTCTTCCAAGTACAATTAAATATTCCCTTGCATACTCCGGGCACCATATTGTATGATAGTGCCGGGCAAGCTGTTCACACAGAACTGACTTTCCGGTGGATTCGGGGCCAATGACGACAATTTTTTTCAACATAACGTAAGGACTGCAAAATAACTGTTGATTGCATACCAGACAACGGTAATAACACTATGTAATTTTACTCTTTCGCATCCATTCCAGAAAGCCAAAAACTGCCATGATCAATAAGATAAAATAATAAACGCTGGTAAAAACATATTGTTTAACGAAGTACAGGGGAATAGAAGCAATATTGGTGGCAATCCACCAGTACCAGCTTTCCACCTTCTTTTTGGTCATTAACCACATGCCTGTGAAAGCTGTTGCCGCAGCAAACGCATCGGCCCAGGGAATAGCTCCCGGCGCAAAGTTTTCTTTCAGGTACTGAAGTGAAAAATAAAGTGCAATATAAAAAGCAGCAAAAAAGGCCAGTTGATAACCCCACCAGCGCTTATCTGAAAACTGAATCTTTACAGCTGCGTGTTGAGTTGCGTCTCTCTTTGCCCAAAGAATCCAACCATAAATACTCATGACTGTATAATAAAAGTTCACTGTGGCTTCGCCAAACAAATGACCCTTAAAACTGAGCCAGATATAAATGACCGTGTTAACTAACCCAACAGGATATACAAGTATATTTTCTTTTCGGCTGTACCAAACACTTGCAATTCCCGAAGCAACAGCAATGTATTCCAACGCTGTTGTTTGCTGCATGCCTGTTATAAATTGTTGCCAGATCGTTTCCATTGTATTCAAAAGTGAAATTAAATTTTCAGATTCGGCTGTAATTTTTTTCTGGCATCTTTGCAAAAATTTTCATGTATGACGATTGCTGTTCTTGGTGCAGGTATGGTAGGCAGGGCTATTGCTCTTGACCTGGCAAAAAATTATGCTGTTACTTCTTTTGATGTAAGTAAAGAGAACCTGCAAATTTTACAGCAAAAAATGCAGACATACAAACTGTTGTTCAGGATTTAAAAGACTACAAAGCATATCCCGCATTTTTACATCCCTTCAACCTGGTTGTAACAGCTGTTCCCGGCTTTATGGGTTTTGATACATTAAAGGCGGTAATTGAAAGTGGCAAGAATGTAGCAGACATTTCTTTTTTTCCTGAAGATGTTTTGCAGTTAGATGCATTGGCGAAAGAAAAAATGTAACCGCTATTGTTGATTGTGGGGTAGCGCCGGGTATGAGCAATTTTATCATCGGCAGGTACAATGAAGAAATGAAGATCGATGATTTTGAGATTTATGTCGGTGGATTACCTGTTCATCCAAAACCTCCCTTCTTTTACAAAGCACCTTTTTCGCCTGTTGATGTAATTGAAGAATACACAAGACCTGCACGACTGAAAGAAAACGGACAGATCGTAACAAAACCGGCGTTAACAGAACGGGAGATGATGCAGTTTGAAGGCGTTGGTACGTTGGAAGCATTTAATACGGATGGTCTACGTTCACTACTGTACGCCATGCCGCATGTGCCCACACAAAAGGAAAAGACTTTACGCTATCCGGGACATATTGATCTCGTCATTGCATTAAAGCAAAGCGGCTTTTTCAGTGAAGAAAAAATAAACGTTGACGGAAAAGATATTTCTCCCCTTCAATTCACCTCCAAATTACTAATCAATGAATGGAAGCTGGGCGAAACGGAAGAAGAGTTAACCGTAATGAAAGTGATCATTCATGGCGAAGGAAAAACAATTGAATACAACCTGCTGGATTACTATGACAAGGCTTCACAACTATCATCAATGGCAAGAACAACTGGTTATACCTGCACCGCATCAGTAAACCTGTTGGCTAAAAAGATGGTAACAAAAAAGGGAGTCTTCCCTCCTGAGCTGATTGGCAACGATAAAGCCTGTTTTGATTTTGTATTGAATTATCTCAAAGAAAGAGGGGTGATCTGGAAAAAGAAATAGATCAACTTACCGTCAATTCATAAGAACAGGTGGCTGACAAAAGGTTTTTTGCCTTAGTTTTACGCCTCAATCAAACAAAAAATTAATCATTATGATACGTCACGCAACCGCCGTTTGGAATGGCTCAGGAAAAGAAGGTAACGGTCACCTTACAACACAAAGCACCGTTTTAACTAAAACACAATACTCATATCTCTCCCGTTTTGAAAACGGCGTGGGCACCAACCCGGAAGAATTAATTGCAGCTGCACATGCGGGCTGCTTTGTAATGAAGCTGAGTTTTATCTTAGGCGCTGCCGGATTTACACCGGAGTCTTTAGAAACAAAGTGTGAAATATCTCTGATAGAAGGCGTGGTAACCAAATCACATCTTATCTTAACGGCTAAAGTTCCCGGCATCAGCAAAGAAAAATTTGATGAGTGTGTAAAAGATGCTGAAGCTAACTGTCCTATTTCTGCATTACTGGGAAAAGGTTTGGCAATCAGCAGCGATGCAACATTGGTATAAGCATTACACTGCACGATAAAACTTCGAAGGGCGCAAATATTTTGCGCCTTTTTTTGTTTGAAACCTGGTGGGTATTTGTTTCCCGTTTTGATTCACCTCAAAATGAAGATGGGGAAATGCAGAATAACCTGTATTACCACTCAGTCCAATCAACTGACCTCTGACAACAACATCGCCAACTTTTACTAAAGCGCCCTCTTTCTGCAAATGCCAGTAGTGTGCAACTGATCCATCACTATGCTGAATGCTGATAAAATTTCCATCAGATAAATTCTCAGGTTTCAATCCGCCTTTATCTGAATCTCCTCTTGCCGCAATTACTGTTCCCTCTCTTGCTGCACAGATTTTTGTACCTTTTTTAATTTTGAAATCAAGAGCAACTTCTCCTTTATGACTTAGGTTGCTTTCATAAGCCTGTATAAGAAATACTTTTTTGTGTTTGGAAAACGGAAGCTGGTAAATATAACTGGTATCAGCTTTGAATTTACCTGACTTCAGATCATGAATACTATATTGTTGCTGAGCAAAAAGAAACAGCGGGATAAAAACGAATATAATTAAACCGATAAGTTTCATGTATCTAAACTAATAAACTACCGTTACAAAATAACTCAACTTTAGCCCCATCCGCTTCCATTTATCCTGGCTTGCAATACGGACGTAAGTGTCTTTTGAAAATGAAACTGCCGCCGGAATCATTGTTACTGGTTTGTCTTTATTGTCTGTTTTACTCTCGATCCACTGAATGGTAATAATAAAATCCTTATCAACTTTTATGTTATACGGTTCAAGATCAAGCTGTATCCATCCTGTTATGTACTCGCCTACAGTACCAAAAATCTGTTTATCTGTCGAAAGACTGTCGGGCATGTTGTTTTTCACAGAGTAAACATTTACCCTGAATTTAATTGAACGAAAATTGTTTGCCGAAATATACCAGTTTATATTTTTTAGCAAAGCCGGTGATTTTGGTTTGATCCTTATCCCCATTTCAGAGCCCACCGTCATGTCGGCTGAGGTTTTGTTATGCAGCGATACCTGCATCAATTTTCCTGAAGCATTTCGCCCGAAGCTTTCTTCTTCACCACTTCTGTTTGACAATACAATTTCCTGCAATGAAATAACTCTTTTTACAAGCTTGATTGTTTTGTCGTCTTGCTTTGCAAATTCAGAAAGTAAAAGCTTTTTTGTTTCATACCCTGCATGACTTACCTGTAAAGTATCGTTTACGTATTCGTTGCTGATTTCAAAAAAATAATTGCCCACTGTATCAGAAATGGTACCAACCGGTCTGTTCAGCATGCCAATGCTTGCGTATACAAGCGGTGAGTTTGTTTCTTCATCCACAATTGTACCTTTTAACAGAAACGTATTTTGAGAAAACGCATTCGCTGCGCTGATGTTAACAACTATCAACAGCAGCATTGTTTTGAAGGAGCGCATAACGTATAGTTTTGATTCAATATCGAACCGTGTCGAATAATGTTGGCTAAACTATCCGTTCAAATCTTAATAAAAAGAAAAAGCGTTGCTTAATAGCAACGCTTTAACATTATACGGGGAAAATATTTTTTTACTCGGCTTCTGCCACTACTTCTTCCACTTCAGGGATCATCCGCTTCATCATGCCTTCAATACCTGCTTTCAATGTAATCATAGATGAAGGACATCCACTACAACTTCCCTGCAACATCAGGTTCACCTTACCATCTTTGAAACTTTTGAACTGAATAGCGCCGCCATCCATTTCAACAGCCGGTTTTACATAATTTTCCAGGATTTCCTGAATACGTTTCACCACATCACTTTCATCGCCACTCAATACCACATCTTCTTTTACAGGTGTTACAATTTTTGATTCATCAATCACTGGTTTACCTTCCTCGAGGTAGTCCTTTAAAAACT carries:
- a CDS encoding OsmC family protein, coding for MIRHATAVWNGSGKEGNGHLTTQSTVLTKTQYSYLSRFENGVGTNPEELIAAAHAGCFVMKLSFILGAAGFTPESLETKCEISLIEGVVTKSHLILTAKVPGISKEKFDECVKDAEANCPISALLGKGLAISSDATLV
- the mtgA gene encoding monofunctional biosynthetic peptidoglycan transglycosylase, which encodes MAEKKNATKKSFLQRTLRFLKRLFLFLFIAQFIYIILLKWINPPVTMTQLVSVLKGEGLKRDYVSIENMSSNARLSVIASEDQLFPDHGGFDWKHIEKAIEYNKKKPNRVRGASTLSQQTAKNVFLWQGRSWLRKGLEIYFTKMIEWVWGKKRILEVYLNVAEMGKGVYGIEAAGQKYFHKPASKLSRTEAAQIAACLPNPKKYSVKPLSRYVAVRSGWITRQMNNLDSDPDIALLIFDQKK
- a CDS encoding ATP-binding protein; amino-acid sequence: MLKKIVVIGPESTGKSVLCEQLARHYHTIWCPEYAREYLIVLGRKYNYDDLLVIAQKQEELAEKYTADAAQKKYTSIFFDTDMHVMKVWSEVVFGKCHPWILEHAATQQSDLYLLCKPDIPWIDDGVREYPELQVRKDLYKIYKEILSKQRKPWIEIGGNYEHRFETAVVAVDAVLK
- a CDS encoding nicotinamide mononucleotide transporter, which encodes METIWQQFITGMQQTTALEYIAVASGIASVWYSRKENILVYPVGLVNTVIYIWLSFKGHLFGEATVNFYYTVMSIYGWILWAKRDATQHAAVKIQFSDKRWWGYQLAFFAAFYIALYFSLQYLKENFAPGAIPWADAFAAATAFTGMWLMTKKKVESWYWWIATNIASIPLYFVKQYVFTSVYYFILLIMAVFGFLEWMRKSKIT
- a CDS encoding M23 family metallopeptidase — translated: MKLIGLIIFVFIPLFLFAQQQYSIHDLKSGKFKADTSYIYQLPFSKHKKVFLIQAYESNLSHKGEVALDFKIKKGTKICAAREGTVIAARGDSDKGGLKPENLSDGNFISIQHSDGSVAHYWHLQKEGALVKVGDVVVRGQLIGLSGNTGYSAFPHLHFEVNQNGKQIPTRFQTKKGAKYLRPSKFYRAV
- a CDS encoding carboxypeptidase-like regulatory domain-containing protein yields the protein MRSFKTMLLLIVVNISAANAFSQNTFLLKGTIVDEETNSPLVYASIGMLNRPVGTISDTVGNYFFEISNEYVNDTLQVSHAGYETKKLLLSEFAKQDDKTIKLVKRVISLQEIVLSNRSGEEESFGRNASGKLMQVSLHNKTSADMTVGSEMGIRIKPKSPALLKNINWYISANNFRSIKFRVNVYSVKNNMPDSLSTDKQIFGTVGEYITGWIQLDLEPYNIKVDKDFIITIQWIESKTDNKDKPVTMIPAAVSFSKDTYVRIASQDKWKRMGLKLSYFVTVVY
- a CDS encoding NifU family protein codes for the protein MIQTGNPVISIYTEMTPNPETMKFVANKLLYPGKSIDFPEVSTAEASPLAQELFGFPFVKAVFIASNFVTITRSAPDTDWQELIPSVRQFLKDYLEEGKPVIDESKIVTPVKEDVVLSGDESDVVKRIQEILENYVKPAVEMDGGAIQFKSFKDGKVNLMLQGSCSGCPSSMITLKAGIEGMMKRMIPEVEEVVAEAE